A single region of the Helicobacter sp. 11S03491-1 genome encodes:
- the tkt gene encoding transketolase, protein MYPQSIQPADIVMLEKMSHTLGFLCADMVQAANSGHPGAPMGLADVAVVLGLYLKINPANPKWINRDRLVFSGGHASALVYSLLHLWGFDVSLEDLKAFRKLDSKTPGHPEFNHTDGVEITTGPLGQGLANAVGFAMGAKYGQNLLGKQTINHKVYCLCGDGDLQEGIGYEAASIAGHHKLSDLIVIYDSNAITIEGNTQIAMSEDIALRFESQNWRVLKCNGHDFISINNAFLDAQNSTKPTLIIAKTIIAKNALGLEGSHKSHGSPLGEEVIRASKKALGFDETQSFVIPEDVGLRFRNVAQRGALEEKLWNDKIAGSEIEKFIFDMQHPDFKQIIYPDFTQSQSVATRVSNGKILNAISKSLGGFLGGSADLGPSNNTFLEASGDFPNGKNIHFGIREHAMGAISNGIANYGLFLPFCATFFVFSDYMCASVRVASIMKTKVFYIWTHDSIGVGEDGATHQPIEQLSHFRAMPNLYVFRPADAYENIACWQVALDLNAPCAFVLSRQNLPVLSPISAEKVSKGGYILKDSPMPRITLLASGSEVSLALMSAKILENQGVGVRVVSVPCYDLLIDQDRDYIHSLFAETKVLAIEASRGIEWYRFAHEVIGMDSFGSSGKGEELFEKYGFYPQNVVAKARSLLK, encoded by the coding sequence ATGTATCCCCAATCCATACAACCTGCTGATATTGTTATGCTTGAAAAAATGTCTCATACTCTTGGTTTCCTTTGTGCAGATATGGTGCAAGCTGCAAATAGCGGTCATCCCGGAGCTCCCATGGGATTGGCTGATGTTGCTGTTGTGCTAGGCTTATATCTGAAGATAAACCCTGCTAATCCAAAATGGATCAATCGAGATCGATTGGTTTTTAGCGGTGGGCATGCAAGTGCTTTGGTTTATAGTTTGCTTCATTTATGGGGATTTGATGTGAGTCTGGAAGATTTAAAGGCATTTAGAAAACTTGATTCCAAAACGCCCGGACATCCTGAATTTAACCATACTGATGGCGTAGAGATCACAACAGGTCCGCTAGGTCAGGGGTTGGCTAATGCAGTGGGGTTTGCTATGGGAGCAAAATATGGGCAAAATTTGCTAGGAAAACAAACTATCAATCACAAAGTCTATTGTTTGTGTGGAGATGGAGACTTACAAGAAGGCATCGGGTATGAAGCAGCTTCTATTGCAGGGCATCATAAACTAAGTGATTTGATTGTGATTTATGATAGCAATGCCATTACAATTGAAGGAAACACGCAAATAGCCATGAGTGAAGATATTGCCCTGAGATTTGAGTCCCAAAATTGGAGAGTTTTGAAATGCAATGGGCATGATTTTATTTCTATCAATAATGCTTTCTTAGATGCACAAAATTCTACTAAACCTACTTTGATTATTGCTAAGACTATCATTGCCAAGAATGCTCTAGGTCTTGAAGGGAGTCATAAGTCGCATGGAAGTCCTCTGGGAGAAGAAGTTATTAGGGCTTCTAAAAAGGCTTTGGGCTTTGATGAGACACAAAGTTTTGTTATCCCTGAAGATGTTGGATTGCGATTTAGAAATGTAGCCCAAAGAGGGGCATTAGAAGAAAAACTTTGGAATGACAAAATAGCAGGGAGTGAAATAGAAAAATTTATCTTTGATATGCAGCACCCTGATTTTAAACAAATTATTTATCCGGATTTCACCCAATCTCAAAGTGTTGCTACAAGAGTGAGTAACGGGAAGATTCTCAATGCAATCTCAAAGAGTTTGGGGGGATTTTTGGGCGGGAGTGCCGATCTTGGACCTTCTAATAATACATTTTTAGAAGCTTCAGGGGATTTTCCAAATGGGAAGAATATCCATTTTGGAATTCGCGAACATGCAATGGGCGCTATTAGCAATGGCATCGCTAATTATGGTTTGTTCCTGCCTTTTTGTGCCACCTTTTTTGTTTTTAGCGATTATATGTGTGCGAGTGTTCGTGTAGCTTCGATTATGAAAACAAAAGTATTTTATATTTGGACACATGATAGTATCGGTGTGGGTGAAGATGGGGCGACACACCAACCTATTGAGCAACTTAGCCATTTTAGGGCTATGCCTAATTTGTATGTCTTTCGCCCTGCAGATGCCTATGAAAATATCGCTTGTTGGCAGGTCGCCCTAGACTTGAATGCCCCTTGCGCATTTGTGCTTTCAAGACAAAATCTCCCTGTTTTATCCCCCATAAGCGCTGAAAAAGTTTCAAAAGGGGGATATATTTTGAAAGACTCTCCAATGCCACGCATAACACTTTTAGCAAGCGGGAGTGAAGTATCTTTGGCATTGATGAGCGCAAAAATTTTAGAAAATCAAGGGGTTGGTGTTAGGGTTGTGAGCGTGCCTTGCTATGATTTGCTTATAGATCAGGATAGAGATTATATTCATTCTTTGTTTGCAGAGACAAAAGTCCTTGCTATTGAGGCTTCAAGAGGGATTGAATGGTATAGATTTGCTCATGAGGTCATAGGCATGGATAGTTTTGGAAGTTCAGGCAAGGGAGAGGAGCTGTTTGAAAAATATGGATTTTATCCTCAAAATGTAGTTGCCAAAGCCCGGTCTCTTTTGAAGTAA
- a CDS encoding TonB-dependent receptor plug domain-containing protein has product MPGFMLKTTSSAAYSSGSIRGISSADFYNPSFVVYVDGIPQDPAFITQELLNVKQVELLRGPQGTIRGQNAQGGIGILFKQKIQSSKNS; this is encoded by the coding sequence TTGCCCGGATTTATGCTCAAAACTACTTCAAGTGCAGCTTATAGTTCCGGGAGTATTCGAGGTATTAGCAGCGCAGATTTTTATAACCCTTCATTTGTTGTGTATGTTGATGGCATTCCCCAAGATCCTGCCTTTATCACCCAAGAACTTCTCAATGTCAAACAAGTAGAATTATTAAGGGGTCCGCAAGGGACTATCCGGGGACAAAATGCACAAGGTGGGATTGGGATTTTATTTAAACAAAAAATTCAATCATCAAAAAATTCTTAG
- a CDS encoding bifunctional riboflavin kinase/FAD synthetase, producing MKNFFSISQNPNITSVAIGKFDGVHVAHQKLFECLDKKSCVLVIDKNTQECLTPLKFRETLIPHASYLLPLKDIYHWSGKEFVAFLCKKLPHLKKIVVGYDFRFGKDKNYGADDLKSLFNGDVVIVPEIKIQNIPLHSSIIKELVSFGDIRLANTLLGRNYRLEGRVVLGQNLGSTELYPTINIKTHAFVLPGNGVYAGFTYIESKVFPSVCFVGNRLSTDRSFAIESHILNKEIILDKKVISIEFIQKIRDNKHFDSLSKLKTQISLDIQSAQKILEDIH from the coding sequence ATGAAGAATTTTTTTTCTATATCGCAAAATCCTAATATTACTTCTGTTGCTATTGGTAAATTTGATGGGGTACATGTGGCTCATCAAAAGCTTTTTGAATGCTTGGATAAAAAAAGTTGTGTTCTTGTGATTGATAAGAATACTCAAGAATGTCTCACCCCCTTAAAATTTCGTGAAACTTTGATCCCTCATGCTTCTTATTTGCTTCCTCTTAAAGATATATATCATTGGAGTGGCAAAGAATTCGTAGCATTTTTATGCAAAAAACTTCCCCATCTCAAAAAAATAGTAGTTGGTTATGATTTTCGTTTTGGTAAAGATAAAAATTATGGGGCAGATGATTTGAAAAGTCTCTTTAATGGGGATGTGGTGATTGTACCTGAAATTAAGATCCAAAATATTCCTTTGCATTCAAGTATCATCAAAGAACTTGTTAGTTTTGGTGATATAAGACTTGCAAATACCTTATTGGGAAGAAATTATAGGCTTGAGGGCAGAGTAGTTCTTGGGCAAAATCTTGGTTCTACAGAACTCTATCCAACTATCAATATCAAAACACATGCATTTGTATTACCCGGAAATGGGGTTTATGCCGGTTTTACGTATATTGAATCAAAAGTTTTTCCTTCAGTTTGTTTTGTGGGGAATCGTTTGAGTACAGACAGGAGTTTTGCTATTGAGAGTCATATTTTAAATAAAGAAATTATTTTGGATAAAAAAGTTATTTCCATTGAATTTATTCAAAAAATCAGGGATAATAAACATTTTGATTCCCTTTCTAAACTCAAAACTCAAATCAGTCTGGATATTCAAAGTGCTCAAAAAATACTTGAGGATATTCACTGA
- a CDS encoding TlyA family RNA methyltransferase, with translation MRLDSYLAQNAYCKSREKAKELIRTGKVSINGNIITKTSFEILESLDNMIEINSKNMFVSRAGQKLLNYLLETKISCENKSILDVGSSTGGFAQVLLHKGALEVTCVDVGYNQMDIDLKKDPRICLFEQCDIREFVSDKKFDLIVCDVSFISLSKILDYLCRLGDKFILLFKPQFEVGRRVKRNKKGVIQDKEAIKTKIKEFANELQSKNLAIYDMRESTLKGKEGNEEFFFYIAKS, from the coding sequence ATGAGATTAGATAGTTATTTGGCACAAAACGCTTATTGTAAAAGCAGAGAAAAAGCAAAAGAGTTAATCAGAACAGGGAAAGTAAGTATAAATGGCAATATTATTACCAAGACTTCTTTTGAGATTTTAGAGTCTTTGGATAATATGATTGAAATAAATTCAAAAAATATGTTTGTAAGTCGTGCAGGACAAAAACTCTTAAACTATCTTTTAGAGACAAAAATTTCTTGCGAAAATAAAAGTATTTTAGATGTTGGATCAAGTACAGGAGGGTTTGCACAAGTGCTTTTGCATAAGGGAGCCTTAGAGGTAACATGCGTAGATGTAGGGTACAATCAAATGGATATTGATTTAAAAAAAGACCCTAGAATTTGCCTGTTTGAACAATGCGATATTCGAGAGTTTGTTTCAGATAAAAAATTTGATTTAATAGTGTGTGATGTGAGTTTTATTTCATTAAGTAAAATTTTGGATTATTTATGTCGTTTGGGTGATAAATTTATTTTGTTATTTAAACCTCAATTTGAAGTTGGCAGAAGGGTAAAACGGAATAAAAAAGGGGTGATCCAAGACAAAGAAGCCATAAAAACAAAAATAAAAGAATTTGCCAATGAACTCCAAAGCAAAAATCTTGCGATTTATGATATGAGAGAATCCACCTTAAAAGGAAAAGAAGGGAATGAAGAATTTTTTTTCTATATCGCAAAATCCTAA
- a CDS encoding aspartate carbamoyltransferase catalytic subunit: MKHLIQTTDLNTQEINQILNHAKKYLHNEVSHTLKGKMAVTIFFENSTRTLSSFEIALKRLGASVVRLDVSKSSTSKGESISDTAANLNAMKPHAIIIRHKNAGAGDHLAKYVSCPIINGGDGAHAHPTQALLDLFTMQNYFKDSLEGKRIAIVGDIKNSRVANSNIELLRRYGMQITLVAPPHFLPQTDLDSTSNLSSIIDSIDVLMSLRTQTERHDTQTYGSLKDYAYNFCITKELIKNKNIIILHPGPVNRNIDIEDEVLKDPRCKVLEQVTNGVAVRMAVMEHFILNQ, from the coding sequence ATGAAACACTTGATACAAACTACTGATTTGAATACTCAAGAAATCAATCAGATTTTAAATCATGCAAAAAAATATCTACATAATGAAGTCTCCCATACTCTAAAAGGAAAAATGGCTGTTACAATATTTTTTGAAAATTCTACAAGAACTCTTAGCAGCTTTGAAATTGCACTCAAGAGATTAGGGGCAAGTGTCGTGAGACTTGATGTAAGCAAAAGCTCTACTTCAAAAGGTGAGTCTATTTCAGATACAGCAGCAAATCTCAATGCCATGAAACCTCATGCCATTATTATTCGACATAAAAATGCCGGAGCAGGAGATCATCTTGCCAAATATGTTTCTTGCCCGATTATCAATGGTGGAGATGGTGCCCATGCCCACCCTACGCAGGCTTTGCTTGATCTCTTTACAATGCAAAATTATTTTAAAGATTCCCTGGAAGGCAAAAGAATTGCCATTGTTGGAGATATCAAAAACTCAAGAGTTGCCAATAGCAATATTGAACTCCTCAGGCGCTATGGAATGCAAATTACACTTGTTGCCCCACCGCATTTTTTGCCTCAAACTGATCTTGATAGCACTTCTAATCTATCCTCTATAATTGACTCTATTGATGTGTTGATGAGCCTAAGAACACAGACAGAAAGGCATGATACTCAAACATATGGATCTCTTAAAGACTATGCTTATAATTTTTGTATCACTAAAGAACTCATTAAAAATAAAAATATCATTATATTACACCCCGGTCCTGTAAATAGAAATATAGATATTGAAGATGAAGTATTAAAAGATCCCAGATGTAAAGTTTTAGAACAAGTTACAAATGGAGTAGCTGTTAGAATGGCTGTTATGGAGCATTTTATACTTAACCAATAA
- a CDS encoding outer membrane family protein — MKKSYFSFITLALLGIASLHAFDYKVSGKAESFSKFGFNNTPINSIKGKYPTESFVTMVGALQIDMNLLPQSLTSQTLKTGIGGLVGGLAFDSGRNLIDHATGAPFGSPIFNYFGYYAQYEGNAPWQTPNYNIGMSKNSRDYVIYNAYLDYDYAGIFGIKGGRYESGADFYSGFTQGFEVYTKFSEFKLWWFSSYGRAFAYDEWLYDFYAPKTYTTPKGKTINLGIHAFKATWAHHGVTIAPFIYFSPKTYTAPSIEVGYDSNPEFDGKEGFRSQTTVIALFVSHDKRVRNVNRYGNPAGTGGQTLLIKQRFDIDNYNIGGGIYKNFGNANAEVGTYGNPMGIDFWTASVYDIGASVSDMIGEDALSGWIYGGGVHGDFMWGVLGRLTTSKRSNEQSIAINVAYNFPFNISAGLKLEYFNDITKTGYKVGDTGRVPGQPQDISDRSHMMAFIRHSF, encoded by the coding sequence GTGAAAAAATCATACTTCAGTTTTATAACATTAGCTTTGCTTGGCATTGCATCGCTTCATGCTTTTGACTACAAAGTAAGCGGAAAAGCCGAATCTTTTTCAAAATTCGGTTTTAATAATACGCCTATAAATTCAATAAAAGGTAAATATCCCACAGAAAGTTTTGTAACGATGGTAGGCGCTTTACAAATTGACATGAATTTATTGCCCCAATCATTAACATCTCAAACACTCAAAACAGGAATTGGTGGTCTGGTAGGTGGTCTTGCTTTTGATTCCGGAAGAAACCTTATTGACCATGCTACCGGTGCCCCTTTTGGTTCTCCAATCTTCAATTACTTTGGCTATTATGCACAATATGAGGGCAATGCCCCATGGCAAACACCCAATTACAACATCGGGATGTCAAAAAATTCAAGAGATTATGTTATTTATAATGCCTATTTGGATTATGATTATGCAGGCATATTTGGTATTAAGGGAGGCCGCTATGAATCAGGTGCAGATTTTTATAGTGGTTTTACTCAAGGATTTGAAGTTTATACGAAATTTTCTGAATTCAAACTTTGGTGGTTTAGTTCTTATGGAAGGGCATTTGCCTATGATGAATGGCTTTATGATTTTTACGCTCCCAAAACCTACACAACCCCTAAGGGAAAAACTATCAATCTGGGTATCCATGCCTTCAAAGCTACTTGGGCTCATCATGGGGTTACTATAGCTCCATTTATTTATTTCTCACCCAAAACCTATACAGCCCCTAGTATTGAAGTTGGTTATGATAGTAATCCTGAATTTGACGGAAAAGAAGGTTTTCGATCTCAAACCACGGTTATTGCACTCTTTGTCAGTCATGATAAACGTGTCAGAAATGTGAATCGATATGGAAATCCGGCAGGTACCGGAGGACAAACACTTCTTATCAAACAAAGATTTGATATTGACAATTACAACATAGGTGGGGGGATTTACAAAAACTTCGGAAATGCCAATGCTGAAGTTGGAACTTATGGAAACCCCATGGGAATAGATTTTTGGACAGCAAGCGTTTATGATATTGGCGCATCTGTTAGCGATATGATAGGCGAAGATGCTTTGAGCGGGTGGATATATGGAGGTGGAGTACATGGAGACTTCATGTGGGGAGTGCTGGGAAGACTCACAACAAGCAAACGTAGCAATGAACAAAGTATTGCGATCAATGTTGCTTATAACTTTCCCTTCAATATTTCTGCAGGTCTTAAACTTGAATATTTTAATGACATTACAAAAACCGGATATAAAGTTGGAGATACCGGAAGAGTCCCGGGTCAACCGCAAGATATTTCAGACAGAAGTCATATGATGGCTTTTATCCGACATAGCTTCTAA
- a CDS encoding outer membrane family protein, with protein MLHKNLKFLFISTLMINGAYSFDYKVSGSAINFSKFGFNNSRVDVNKGEYPTESFVNLTGTLQVDAKLGSGFSAGLGGAIGGQVYDSTKFVKDTNGNLVTPYGLGYEYMGEWNGWFPNYYTNATSRNAKNYVIYNAYIDYQYEDIFHIIVGRYKSDMDWFYQYTEGAKATLKLGDFKFYAFTSWGRGIADGQWLYNFYREKYYGVHALGVTYNHNGISAEPFVWFSPQTFSAPGVKLIYDTNPNFQGSGFRSKTTFIGMYVYQAQNNKYGRYAPARYNTWDPYLDGGKWRGLQGPGGATILIKQQFDINNYNAGGGVYINIGNPNQNIGTFGNPIGIEQWTTSIYNIGFAGINNITAANAVTVFLKGGGNYGKFSWDLVGRVTTAPRANEQSLALYLDYQFTPHIQAGLKLEGFQETTKAGYNPGAGLLNTDGSVANPNFGLSKARSQDRSHVMTHISYSF; from the coding sequence ATGCTGCACAAAAATCTAAAATTTCTATTTATATCCACACTCATGATAAATGGCGCTTATAGTTTCGATTATAAAGTAAGCGGGAGCGCTATTAATTTTTCAAAATTTGGTTTCAATAATAGTAGAGTAGATGTCAATAAAGGAGAATACCCCACAGAGAGTTTTGTCAATCTTACAGGAACCCTTCAAGTAGATGCCAAACTAGGCTCAGGCTTTAGCGCCGGGCTAGGTGGAGCAATAGGGGGACAAGTTTATGATTCTACAAAATTTGTTAAAGACACCAATGGGAATCTTGTTACTCCATATGGTTTAGGTTATGAATATATGGGAGAATGGAACGGTTGGTTTCCAAATTATTATACAAATGCTACAAGTCGTAACGCAAAAAACTATGTTATTTATAATGCTTATATAGACTATCAATATGAAGATATTTTTCATATTATTGTTGGGCGTTACAAATCGGATATGGATTGGTTTTATCAATACACAGAGGGGGCAAAAGCAACTCTTAAATTGGGAGATTTTAAATTTTATGCTTTTACTTCTTGGGGAAGAGGCATTGCAGATGGACAATGGCTTTATAATTTTTATCGCGAAAAATACTATGGTGTGCATGCCTTAGGAGTAACCTATAATCATAATGGTATCAGTGCCGAACCTTTCGTGTGGTTTTCTCCTCAAACTTTTAGCGCTCCGGGTGTTAAGCTTATCTATGATACAAATCCAAATTTTCAAGGGAGTGGTTTTAGATCTAAAACCACTTTTATTGGAATGTATGTCTATCAAGCTCAAAACAATAAATATGGTCGGTATGCTCCGGCCAGATATAACACTTGGGATCCCTATTTAGATGGGGGAAAATGGCGAGGCTTGCAAGGACCGGGTGGAGCAACTATTCTCATCAAACAACAATTTGATATTAATAATTATAATGCAGGCGGGGGTGTATATATCAATATTGGTAACCCCAATCAAAATATCGGAACTTTTGGAAATCCCATCGGCATCGAACAATGGACAACAAGTATTTATAATATTGGTTTTGCCGGTATCAACAATATTACTGCAGCCAATGCTGTTACAGTGTTTTTAAAAGGCGGGGGAAATTATGGAAAATTTAGTTGGGATCTTGTCGGCAGAGTAACTACTGCTCCAAGAGCCAATGAGCAAAGTTTGGCCCTGTATCTGGATTATCAATTTACACCTCATATCCAAGCAGGTCTCAAGCTTGAAGGATTCCAAGAAACTACAAAAGCAGGTTACAATCCCGGCGCCGGTCTTCTTAATACAGACGGAAGTGTGGCAAATCCAAACTTTGGACTCTCCAAAGCCAGATCGCAAGATAGAAGCCATGTTATGACACACATTAGCTACAGCTTTTAA
- a CDS encoding outer membrane family protein, with protein MKKLVKILLISAICSFPLCAFDYNVNGSVSNTSKFGFNNGKINTTEGKYPTDSFSVVLASLGINLDLGAGFSAGLAGAVGGIVFDNTRFQKTTTGDPYVSAGLAWNYFGYWAGPDYRSEASARTVKDYVIYNGFIAYKYDKYIEAKIGRFSIPGDWFNGIIQGAQLQSWAIPYTRLWAATTNKRASYGGKWLKDFKYINQNIAVDNGRGFYVYAGGADINYKNFNIQPYLYAQDSRFIAPGFHLGYDSNPDFKSEGFRSKTEVIFLYMRYVGPALTKTTIYNNFDQLIEPDPKKLVLGKQGESLMIRQRFDIDNYNFGFIIYKNFGNPNEFLTPYGDPTGFDNYENSVYDSGAWNNMFRREAISGLLFAGGNYTRLSWGMLTRFTHSPRADEQTFSVSLNYKFPLNIAAGITLEYYNNTTFKGYSLGYGSAVYGTSVKMLEKTISQDRSFASTYISYSF; from the coding sequence ATGAAAAAATTGGTAAAAATTCTACTCATAAGTGCAATTTGCAGTTTTCCTTTGTGTGCCTTTGACTATAATGTCAATGGGTCAGTTTCAAATACTTCTAAATTTGGGTTTAATAATGGCAAAATAAACACAACAGAAGGTAAATATCCAACCGACTCATTTTCGGTTGTTCTAGCATCACTGGGGATCAATCTCGATCTTGGCGCAGGCTTTAGCGCCGGACTTGCCGGAGCAGTTGGGGGAATCGTTTTTGATAATACCAGATTCCAAAAAACAACAACAGGAGATCCTTATGTCTCAGCCGGATTAGCATGGAATTATTTTGGTTATTGGGCCGGACCTGATTATCGTTCTGAAGCCTCTGCACGCACAGTTAAAGATTATGTCATTTATAATGGATTCATAGCTTATAAATATGACAAATATATTGAAGCAAAAATCGGAAGATTTAGCATTCCCGGAGATTGGTTTAATGGAATCATACAAGGAGCACAACTCCAATCTTGGGCAATTCCTTACACAAGACTTTGGGCTGCAACAACCAATAAACGTGCTTCTTATGGAGGTAAATGGCTTAAAGATTTTAAATATATCAACCAAAATATAGCTGTTGATAATGGGAGAGGATTTTATGTATATGCAGGAGGAGCTGATATTAATTATAAAAATTTCAATATCCAACCTTATCTTTATGCGCAAGATTCCAGATTTATCGCTCCAGGCTTTCATCTGGGTTATGATAGCAACCCTGATTTTAAATCTGAGGGTTTTCGTTCAAAAACTGAAGTGATATTTTTATATATGCGTTATGTAGGTCCTGCTTTAACAAAAACCACTATTTATAATAATTTTGATCAACTCATCGAACCTGATCCCAAAAAACTTGTTCTTGGAAAACAAGGAGAAAGTTTGATGATCAGACAACGTTTTGATATTGACAATTACAACTTTGGGTTTATTATTTATAAAAACTTTGGCAACCCCAATGAATTCTTAACTCCTTATGGAGACCCCACAGGATTTGATAACTATGAAAACTCAGTCTATGATAGTGGGGCTTGGAATAATATGTTTCGTAGAGAAGCTATTTCAGGATTATTATTTGCCGGAGGCAATTATACTCGTTTGAGTTGGGGAATGCTCACTCGTTTTACTCATAGTCCAAGGGCAGATGAGCAAACTTTTTCTGTAAGTCTTAATTATAAATTTCCTCTTAATATTGCTGCCGGAATCACACTTGAATATTACAACAACACTACTTTCAAAGGATATAGTTTAGGTTATGGCAGCGCAGTATATGGTACAAGCGTAAAGATGTTGGAAAAAACCATTTCTCAAGATAGAAGTTTTGCATCTACTTATATTTCTTATAGCTTTTAA
- a CDS encoding outer membrane family protein — protein sequence MNIKQALFLTCVFSETMLGLNYNFSSDIISYSKFGFNHSLVNEAKGQYPTDSFSVLYSNSDFHMKFNNHLDVGIGFAFGGLVYDSTKYDKDINGKYINSNGLAYKYFGYYVGYDGKQKASPTNTKDYFLSNLYLGYDNEFFSFKIGRFLFQNTDWLTGNQEGAEIHFKTHHTDVWGVVTEKKASLGGKWLKDFRFLNSSPMPTFAAGIKINTQHISINPYIQSQLKLYVMPAINFRYKATFSLWGIPIDSQTDLLALYIYHTLAAQHRLSVYDNGNTIVFGPVNIPTLNGYQGRFVGKGGESFLLKQIFRISQNNLKHHFGFQFYKNFGNSNEFVGGWGNPLGIDLNDSTVYDRGTANNAIFAANAFNNIIFYGLKYQKFNINIVNRYTISPRSDEESLSVNMDYLLPNKVSLGINLTYFEDTTGKNYQVYHTFLNHNIHEDRSYLSTYIKHSF from the coding sequence ATGAATATTAAACAAGCGTTGTTTTTGACTTGTGTTTTCTCTGAAACAATGCTTGGTTTGAATTATAATTTTTCTTCTGATATTATCAGCTATTCTAAGTTTGGCTTCAACCACTCTCTTGTCAATGAAGCCAAAGGACAATACCCCACAGATAGTTTTTCGGTTTTATATTCTAACTCAGATTTTCATATGAAATTTAATAATCATTTGGATGTTGGGATTGGGTTTGCTTTTGGCGGGTTAGTCTATGATTCTACCAAATATGATAAAGATATTAATGGTAAATATATAAACTCAAATGGACTTGCTTATAAATATTTTGGTTATTATGTGGGTTATGATGGAAAACAAAAAGCTTCGCCAACCAATACAAAAGATTATTTTTTGTCTAATTTATATCTTGGATATGATAATGAATTCTTCAGTTTCAAAATCGGACGTTTTCTTTTTCAAAATACTGATTGGCTCACCGGCAATCAAGAGGGAGCAGAAATTCATTTCAAAACTCATCATACAGATGTCTGGGGGGTCGTAACAGAAAAAAAGGCTTCACTAGGGGGTAAATGGCTTAAAGATTTCAGATTTCTCAATAGTTCTCCAATGCCCACATTCGCGGCAGGAATTAAAATCAACACCCAACACATAAGTATCAATCCCTATATACAATCCCAACTCAAACTTTATGTCATGCCTGCTATTAATTTTAGGTATAAAGCTACCTTTAGCCTATGGGGTATTCCTATTGACTCCCAAACAGATCTTTTAGCGCTCTATATTTATCATACACTTGCAGCACAACACCGACTTTCTGTTTATGATAATGGAAATACAATTGTTTTTGGACCTGTAAATATCCCTACTCTAAATGGTTATCAAGGTCGATTCGTGGGGAAAGGGGGAGAGAGTTTCTTGCTTAAACAAATTTTTAGAATTTCACAAAACAATCTCAAACACCATTTTGGATTTCAATTTTATAAAAATTTTGGTAATTCCAATGAGTTTGTTGGCGGATGGGGAAATCCCTTGGGAATAGATTTGAATGATAGCACGGTTTATGATAGAGGGACAGCCAATAATGCAATTTTTGCTGCGAATGCTTTTAATAATATTATATTTTACGGGCTTAAATACCAAAAATTCAATATTAATATCGTTAATCGCTATACTATAAGCCCTCGCAGCGATGAAGAAAGTTTATCTGTAAATATGGATTATCTTCTTCCCAATAAAGTTAGTTTGGGTATTAATCTTACCTACTTTGAGGATACAACCGGAAAAAACTATCAAGTCTATCATACATTTTTAAATCACAATATCCATGAAGACAGGAGTTATCTTTCTACTTATATTAAACATAGTTTTTGA